The genomic stretch CAGGGAATTCGCGATCCCATTTCCCGCACGCAGGTGGAAACTCTGGATGCCAATATCGCGGCCTTCGGCGCCAAGGCGTATTTTCCTTTTCTCGATAGCCGCCAAGGCATCGTGCATGTGATCGGGCCGGAGCAAGGCGCGACTTTGCCGGGCATGACCGTGGTGTGCGGCGATTCGCATACGAGTACGCACGGAGCCTTCGCCTGTTTGGCTTTCGGCATCGGCACCTCGGAAGTCGAGCATGTCATGGCCACGCAGTGCTTGGTGATGAAGAAAGCCAAAACCATGCTGGTGCTGGTGGAAGGGCGCCTGGGGCGCGGGATCACCGCCAAGGACGTGGTCCTCGCGGTGATCGGCAAGATCGGGACGGCGGGCGGCACGGGCCACGCCATCGAGTTCGCGGGCAGCGCCATTCGCGGCCTGTCCATGGAAGGCCGCATGACTCTATGCAATATGGCCATCGAAGCGGGCGCGCGTGCAGGCATGGTGGCGGTGGACGACAAGACCGCGGAGTATCTGCGCGGGCGCACCTTCGCGCCCAAGGGCGATCTGTGGGATAAGGCAACGGCCTATTGGCGCGGGTTACATACCGATGACGGGGCGAAATACGACCGCGTGGTGACCTTGGATGGCGCCGCCATTCAACCGCAAGTGACTTGGGGAACCTCGCCCGAGATGGTGACGAATGTCGGCGGGCAGGTGCCCGATCCGGCCAGGGAAGCTGACCCCACCAAGCGCGTTTCCATCGAGCGCGCGCTGCAATACATGGGCTTGCATCCCAACACGCCCATCGAGCAGATCAAGATCGACAAGGTGTTCATTGGCTCATGCACCAACTCCCGCATCGAGGACCTGCGCTCGGCAGCGGAAATAGCCAAGGGCCGCACGGTCGCCGCCAGCGTGAAACTCGCCATGGTGGTGCCAGGCTCCGGCCCGGTGAAGCGCCAGGCGGAAGCGGAAGGCTTGGACAAGATCTTTCGCGCCGCCGGTTTCGATTGGCGCGAGCCGGGGTGTTCCATGTGCCTCGCCATGAACGACGACCGGCTGGAGCCGGGGGAGCGTTGTGCCTCCACCTCCAACCGCAATTTCGAAGGGCGCCAGGGCGCGGGCGGCCGCACCCATTTGGTTAGCCCGGCCATGGCCGCGGCGGCCGCGATCGCTGGCCGTTTTGTGGACGTACGGAAAATTTAGCATGGACAAATTCCTTCGGCTGGAAGGTTTGGTGGCGCCGCTCGACCGCGCCAACGTGGACACCGATGCCATCATCCCCAAGCAATTCTTGAAGTCCATCAAGCGCACCGGGTTCGGCCCCAATCTGTTCGACGAGTGGCGCTACATGAATCACGGTGAACCCGGGATGGACAACAGCAAGCGGCCGCTCAATCCCAACTTCGTGCTGAACCTGGCGCGTTACAAGGGCGCGCAAATTTTGCTGGCGCGGGAAAATTTCGCTTGCGGTTCCTCGCGCGAGCACGCCCCGTGGGCGCTGATGGATTTCGGTTTCCGCACGGTGATCGCGCCCAGTTACGCCGACATCTTTTTCAACAACTCCTTCAAGAACGGATTGCTGCCGGTGGTGCTGGAAGCCAAGGCCGTGGATCAGCTCTTTCGCGAAGTGGAAGGCTTCCCCGGCTACAAGCTGGTGGTCGACTTGGCGAGCCAAACGGTGCGCACGCCGGGCGGTGCCGAATACAACTTCGATATCGATCCCTTCCGCAAACATTGCTTGCTGGAAGGCTTGGACGAAATCTGGCTCACCTTGAAGCATCGCGACGAAATCGAGGCTTTCGAAGCGAAGCACAAATCCTCGCAACCTTGGCTGTTCGCTTGAGACCCCCACCCCAACCATCCCCCGCGTCGCGGGGGAGGGAGCCTACCCTAGCTCCTAGTTCCTAGCCCCCATGAAAATCGCAGTCCTCCCCGGTGACGGCATCGGCACCGAAATCATGAAGCAAGCCTTGAAGGTGCTAAGCGCGCTGGAGCGCGGCGGCCTTTCCATGGAAATAGCCCAAGCTCCGGTAGGGGGTGCTGGTTACGATGCGGCCGGCGATCCCTTGCCCGCGGCGACCCTGGAACTGGCGAAGAAATCCGACGCGGTGCTGTTCGGCTCCGTGGGCGGGCCCAAGTACGACGCACTACCGCGCGCCATGCGACCCGAGCAGGGCTTGCTTCGCATCCGCAAGGAACTGGGCTTGTTCGCCAATCTGCGTCCCGCCGTGTTGTTTCCCGAGTTGGCCAGCGCCTCATCGCTCAAGCCTGAGATAGTGGCCGGATTGGACATCATGATCCTGCGCGAACTGACGGGCGACATTTACTTCGGCCAGCCGCGCGGGCAGCGTACCAACGCGGCGGGCGAGCGCGAAGGCTTCGATACCATGCTCTACGCCGAATCCGAAATCCGGCGCATCGCCCACGTGGGTTTTCAAACGGCGCGCAAGCGCCAGCGCAAGCTGTGCTCGGTGGACAAGGCCAACGTGCTCGACACCAGCATTCTGTGGCGCGAGGTGGTCACCAGTGTCGGCAAGGAATACCCGGACGTGGAACTCTCCCATATGTACGTGGACAACGCCGCGATGCAGTTGGTGCGCGCGCCCAAGCAGTTCGACGTGATCGTCACCGGCAACATGTTCGGCGATATTCTTTCGGACGAGGCTTCAATGCTCACCGGGTCCATCGGCATGCTGGCCTCCGCGTCGCTCAATAGCGAAGGCAAGGGCTTGTACGAACCCATTCACGGTTCGGCTCCCGACATCGCCGGCAAGAATGCCGCCAATCCGCTGGCCACCATTCTTTCTTCGGCCATGATGATGCGTTACAGTCTCGGAAAACCGGACGTGGCGCAGCGCATCGAGGCTGCGGTGAAGTCTGCCCTGGTGCAGGGATACCGCACCGCGGACATCTACGAACCGGGTGCTAAGAAAGTGGGATGCGAGGAGATGGGCGATGCAGTGGTGGCAGCTTTGCACCGGTAACAATGTTCTCATGGCGGATTAAGCGATGGCGGCAGCAAAGGTAGGTCTGATCGGGTGGCGGGGCATGGTGGGCTCCGTTCTAATGCAACGCATGCTGGAGGAGCGGGACTTCGACTTGATCGATGCCACCTTCTTCACCACTTCCACGCCGGTAGCCAAGGGCCCGGACATCGGTAAAGACACGCCACCCCTCAAGGACGCTCGCAACGTGGGCGACCTCAAATCCATGGATGTATTGATCTCCTGCCAGGGCGGGGATTACACCAACGAAGTGTTCCCAAAGCTGCGGGCCGCCGGCTGGCAAGGCTATTGGATCGACGCGGCCTCCGCACTGCGGATGAACAAGGATGCGGTCATCATCCTGGACCCGGTGAACATGGACGTGATCGAGGGTGCCAGGCGCCAGGGAGTAAAGAACTACATCGGCGGCAATTGCACCGTGAGTCTCATGCTGATGGGCATGCACGGCTTGTTCAAGGCGGGGCTAGTGGAGTGGGTGACCGCGATGAC from Betaproteobacteria bacterium encodes the following:
- the leuB gene encoding 3-isopropylmalate dehydrogenase gives rise to the protein MKIAVLPGDGIGTEIMKQALKVLSALERGGLSMEIAQAPVGGAGYDAAGDPLPAATLELAKKSDAVLFGSVGGPKYDALPRAMRPEQGLLRIRKELGLFANLRPAVLFPELASASSLKPEIVAGLDIMILRELTGDIYFGQPRGQRTNAAGEREGFDTMLYAESEIRRIAHVGFQTARKRQRKLCSVDKANVLDTSILWREVVTSVGKEYPDVELSHMYVDNAAMQLVRAPKQFDVIVTGNMFGDILSDEASMLTGSIGMLASASLNSEGKGLYEPIHGSAPDIAGKNAANPLATILSSAMMMRYSLGKPDVAQRIEAAVKSALVQGYRTADIYEPGAKKVGCEEMGDAVVAALHR
- the leuC gene encoding 3-isopropylmalate dehydratase large subunit yields the protein MSARTLYDKLWDSHLVRQEPDGTALIYIDRHLVHEVTSPQAYEGLRLAGRKPWRVDSIVATADHNTPTKDWDQGIRDPISRTQVETLDANIAAFGAKAYFPFLDSRQGIVHVIGPEQGATLPGMTVVCGDSHTSTHGAFACLAFGIGTSEVEHVMATQCLVMKKAKTMLVLVEGRLGRGITAKDVVLAVIGKIGTAGGTGHAIEFAGSAIRGLSMEGRMTLCNMAIEAGARAGMVAVDDKTAEYLRGRTFAPKGDLWDKATAYWRGLHTDDGAKYDRVVTLDGAAIQPQVTWGTSPEMVTNVGGQVPDPAREADPTKRVSIERALQYMGLHPNTPIEQIKIDKVFIGSCTNSRIEDLRSAAEIAKGRTVAASVKLAMVVPGSGPVKRQAEAEGLDKIFRAAGFDWREPGCSMCLAMNDDRLEPGERCASTSNRNFEGRQGAGGRTHLVSPAMAAAAAIAGRFVDVRKI
- the leuD gene encoding 3-isopropylmalate dehydratase small subunit: MDKFLRLEGLVAPLDRANVDTDAIIPKQFLKSIKRTGFGPNLFDEWRYMNHGEPGMDNSKRPLNPNFVLNLARYKGAQILLARENFACGSSREHAPWALMDFGFRTVIAPSYADIFFNNSFKNGLLPVVLEAKAVDQLFREVEGFPGYKLVVDLASQTVRTPGGAEYNFDIDPFRKHCLLEGLDEIWLTLKHRDEIEAFEAKHKSSQPWLFA